In Marivirga salinae, a single window of DNA contains:
- a CDS encoding porin, which translates to MRKISLTFLIFFLIIQSSQGQIEKMPYDINGNSWFENIKIGGYVQARYNRLFETNPNLDCDQCDKSWGAGNGIFLRRVRLKFSGNLGDYVYFYIQPDFASSGSGSGQHYGQLRDAYFDVSLDKAREFRFRFGQSKIPYGFENMQSSQNRLPLDRNDGINSSIKNERELSLLFYWAPKETRELFRELVSEGLKGSGDYGVVGFGVFNGQTGNSPELNDALHIVGRVSYPMQIGNQIIEPGIQAYTGQFQMPQSNLSDGVNVKESLNYLDQRAAATFILYPQPFGIQAEYNWGTGPEFNKNTNTIEQTSLEGGYATLTYKISKFKQLFYPFMRYHYYDGGKKFERDARSYNVSELEIGMEWRPLRAFELVAHYTISSRRYEDFQNQDNLQTGRLLRLQAQVNF; encoded by the coding sequence ATGCGAAAAATAAGCCTAACTTTTTTAATCTTCTTTTTGATTATTCAGTCTTCTCAAGGTCAAATAGAAAAAATGCCTTACGATATTAATGGCAATTCATGGTTTGAGAATATCAAAATAGGTGGCTATGTTCAAGCCAGGTATAACAGATTGTTTGAAACAAATCCGAATCTGGATTGCGACCAATGTGATAAAAGCTGGGGCGCTGGAAATGGAATCTTTTTAAGAAGGGTCAGACTCAAATTCTCAGGAAATCTGGGTGACTATGTTTATTTCTATATTCAACCCGATTTTGCAAGTTCAGGGAGTGGCAGTGGTCAACATTACGGTCAATTAAGAGATGCATATTTTGATGTAAGTTTAGATAAGGCAAGAGAATTTCGCTTTAGATTTGGACAAAGTAAGATTCCTTACGGATTTGAAAATATGCAATCAAGTCAGAATAGACTTCCATTAGATAGAAATGATGGAATCAATAGTTCAATTAAAAATGAAAGAGAGCTTAGTTTATTATTTTATTGGGCACCTAAAGAAACTAGGGAATTGTTCAGGGAATTGGTTTCTGAGGGCTTAAAGGGTTCAGGAGATTATGGTGTAGTTGGATTTGGTGTTTTCAACGGTCAAACTGGTAATTCACCTGAACTTAATGATGCTCTTCACATTGTCGGAAGAGTTAGCTACCCTATGCAAATTGGCAATCAGATAATTGAACCAGGTATACAAGCTTACACTGGGCAATTTCAAATGCCTCAATCTAATTTAAGTGATGGCGTAAATGTAAAAGAAAGTTTAAATTATTTAGACCAAAGAGCTGCTGCTACTTTTATTTTATATCCTCAGCCTTTTGGAATCCAGGCAGAATATAACTGGGGAACAGGACCAGAATTTAATAAAAACACCAATACTATCGAGCAAACTAGTTTGGAAGGCGGTTATGCGACCTTGACATACAAAATTTCAAAATTCAAACAATTATTCTATCCATTTATGAGATATCACTATTATGACGGGGGTAAAAAGTTTGAACGCGATGCCAGAAGTTATAATGTAAGCGAACTTGAAATTGGAATGGAATGGAGACCATTAAGGGCATTTGAACTAGTAGCTCATTATACCATTTCATCAAGAAGATATGAAGATTTCCAGAATCAAGATAACCTGCAAACAGGTCGATTGTTAAGATTGCAAGCCCAAGTGAACTTTTAA
- a CDS encoding macro domain-containing protein, translated as MKFGNVKIEAIQGDITNQNDITAIVNAANAQLQMGGGVAGAIHTAAGKELAEETKFLAPINPGQAVITGAYKLPNKYIIHTLGPVYGFNQPEETFLRKCYKNSLALAEENNIDSIAFPAISTGAFGYPFEQATEIAFSSVLDFTNEAKSVKLIRFVLFSEKDFQYYQKKLNSIK; from the coding sequence ATGAAATTTGGTAATGTGAAAATCGAAGCTATTCAAGGAGATATCACTAATCAAAATGATATCACTGCTATTGTAAATGCTGCCAATGCACAATTGCAAATGGGTGGAGGAGTAGCAGGAGCAATACATACAGCTGCCGGTAAAGAGTTGGCTGAGGAAACTAAATTTTTAGCTCCAATTAATCCTGGTCAAGCAGTTATTACGGGGGCGTATAAGCTTCCTAACAAATATATAATACATACTTTAGGTCCAGTATATGGATTTAACCAACCCGAAGAAACATTTTTAAGGAAATGCTATAAAAATTCTCTTGCTCTAGCAGAAGAAAATAATATTGATTCCATTGCATTTCCAGCAATTTCCACGGGTGCGTTTGGGTACCCCTTTGAACAGGCAACGGAAATTGCCTTCTCCTCAGTTTTGGATTTCACGAATGAAGCTAAATCAGTTAAGCTTATCCGTTTTGTTTTATTTAGCGAAAAGGATTTTCAGTATTATCAAAAGAAGCTAAATTCAATCAAATAG
- a CDS encoding nicotinate phosphoribosyltransferase, translated as MNFITGTYTDQYQLTMAQVYFHNNGAEQEAVFDYFFRKSPFKGGYAIFAGLENLLDILEDLSFTKKDLDFLKAQGFDRKFLEYLKEFEFKGKVYSVSEGDVVFPTRPVVRVEGNIIEAQLIETVLLNILNFQSLIATKASRIKLVAPDRTLIDFGMRRAHAFGSYHASRAAIIGGFDASSHVMAGRDFGIPVSGTMAHSFIQSYDDELSAFRAFAKVRPDDCVLLVDTYDTLKSGIPNAIKVAKEMEADGHKLKAIRLDSGDLSYLAKKSRKMLDQEGLEYVKIAASNQLDEYVIKSLLEQGAPIDVMGVGTNLVTGKPDAALDGVYKLAYTKGKARIKLSENKAKITLPGKKQVFRLRDSQQRLIGGDLVTLEDENSVEEMFHPFEADKSMKFSDCQQEPLLKMVMKNGKRLNKTKSLKEIQKYSQERLAEFPIEFTRFDNPHIYKIGLSKNLLDLRNQLVTEEKEKAL; from the coding sequence ATGAATTTTATTACGGGTACTTACACAGACCAATATCAACTAACAATGGCTCAGGTCTATTTCCATAATAATGGAGCAGAACAAGAAGCTGTTTTTGACTATTTTTTTAGAAAGTCACCTTTTAAAGGAGGATATGCAATTTTTGCAGGACTTGAAAATCTATTAGATATTTTGGAGGATCTTAGTTTTACGAAAAAAGATCTTGATTTTCTGAAGGCTCAGGGGTTTGATCGTAAGTTCTTGGAGTACCTCAAAGAATTTGAGTTTAAAGGGAAAGTTTATAGTGTAAGTGAAGGGGATGTAGTATTTCCCACAAGACCAGTAGTTCGAGTGGAAGGAAATATAATTGAAGCTCAACTCATAGAGACTGTATTATTAAATATTCTCAATTTTCAATCCTTAATTGCCACCAAAGCCTCAAGAATAAAATTAGTAGCGCCAGATAGAACATTGATAGATTTTGGTATGCGAAGAGCACATGCTTTTGGGAGCTACCATGCTAGTAGAGCTGCAATAATAGGTGGATTTGATGCCAGTAGTCATGTGATGGCAGGTAGAGATTTTGGAATTCCAGTTTCAGGTACAATGGCACATTCATTTATCCAGAGTTATGACGATGAATTAAGTGCTTTTCGTGCTTTTGCAAAAGTGCGTCCTGATGATTGTGTTTTATTGGTTGATACTTATGATACATTAAAAAGCGGAATCCCGAATGCCATAAAAGTGGCAAAAGAAATGGAAGCCGATGGTCATAAGTTGAAAGCTATTCGATTAGATAGTGGCGATTTATCCTACCTCGCAAAGAAAAGTAGAAAAATGCTGGATCAAGAAGGCTTAGAATATGTAAAAATTGCAGCCTCCAATCAATTGGATGAATACGTAATCAAAAGTTTGCTAGAACAAGGCGCCCCAATAGATGTAATGGGAGTTGGAACAAACTTAGTAACAGGAAAGCCAGATGCTGCTTTAGATGGTGTTTATAAATTGGCCTATACAAAAGGAAAAGCAAGGATTAAACTATCAGAAAATAAGGCTAAAATCACTCTGCCAGGTAAAAAGCAAGTATTCAGATTAAGGGATAGTCAACAACGATTAATTGGAGGAGATCTAGTCACACTTGAAGATGAAAATTCGGTAGAAGAGATGTTTCATCCTTTTGAAGCAGATAAATCAATGAAATTTTCTGATTGCCAACAGGAGCCATTATTAAAAATGGTCATGAAAAATGGTAAGCGACTTAATAAAACGAAATCCTTGAAAGAGATTCAAAAATATAGTCAAGAAAGATTGGCTGAATTCCCTATTGAATTTACAAGATTTGATAATCCTCATATTTATAAAATTGGATTGAGTAAAAATTTATTGGATTTAAGAAATCAATTAGTAACTGAAGAAAAAGAAAAGGCTTTATGA
- the pncA gene encoding bifunctional nicotinamidase/pyrazinamidase, translating into MKTLIIVDPQYDFMPGGSLEVEKGDEIIPVINSISDEFELIVATQDWHPDGHSSFASSHNGKKQFDKIEWKGMEQVLWPDHCVQGSKGANFHEALKIDSVEAIFRKGMNPDIDSYSGFYDNEHKKSTGLSGYLKEKKASELYFCGLAADICVYFTLKDAINEGFKVNLIENATRPLDEGDFAEQKKELKSLGVNILKSTEL; encoded by the coding sequence ATGAAAACCTTAATTATAGTAGATCCCCAATACGACTTTATGCCTGGAGGCTCTTTAGAAGTTGAAAAAGGGGATGAAATTATACCTGTTATTAATTCCATCTCTGATGAATTTGAATTAATAGTGGCTACACAAGATTGGCACCCTGATGGACATAGCAGCTTCGCCTCCAGTCATAACGGCAAAAAGCAATTTGATAAAATAGAATGGAAGGGTATGGAGCAAGTTTTATGGCCGGATCATTGCGTTCAGGGTTCAAAAGGAGCAAATTTCCATGAAGCTTTAAAAATTGATAGTGTTGAAGCAATTTTTAGAAAAGGAATGAATCCTGATATTGACAGCTACAGTGGTTTTTATGATAATGAGCATAAAAAAAGCACTGGATTAAGCGGTTATTTAAAAGAGAAAAAGGCGAGTGAATTATATTTCTGTGGGTTGGCCGCTGACATATGTGTTTATTTCACTTTAAAAGATGCAATCAATGAAGGTTTTAAAGTGAACTTAATTGAAAATGCAACTCGCCCTCTGGATGAAGGCGATTTTGCTGAACAGAAGAAAGAATTAAAATCCCTAGGGGTTAATATTTTAAAAAGCACAGAATTATAA
- a CDS encoding TolC family protein, whose amino-acid sequence MNRKYFFSIIIFISLASVSHNSIAQQTYTLEEVIQIAKTQSPAYKRAETIKENRYWQYRVYKSNFVPQLSLSGTLPNFNRSVSPTPQPDGSTEYISVFNSNSNVSLNLEQQIGLTGGRVFMSSTVNRFDNFEQNNFTYGGDPLSIGFSQPLFSFNELKWDKKIEPLRYEESKREFVEEFEQISKNVATRFFNLLSAQVSLEIAQKNLGNNDTIYKIAQGRYELGKIPENELLQLELSLMNSRQAVAQANLDLETSQLALKAFLGLKNNEELNLVVPEDIPNFIIDPDLALQEALNNRQEAIGFKRRLLEADKEVDRAQGETGLNMNLFGSFGLTNQGDQLPAIYQTPENQQRVQLGFTIPIVDWGRQKSRVKTAAANYQLVQYTVEQEKVNFEQEVYTQVRTLEMLRDQVAITQKADDISQRRYNIAKNRYLIGKISITDLSIALTEKDQAKRDYINSLGNFWQAYFNLRQLTLYDFKENRRLIE is encoded by the coding sequence ATGAATAGAAAATACTTTTTTAGCATAATTATTTTTATAAGCTTGGCTTCTGTAAGCCATAATTCAATTGCTCAGCAAACTTATACTTTGGAAGAGGTTATACAAATAGCCAAAACGCAATCTCCAGCCTATAAGCGAGCAGAAACCATCAAAGAAAATAGATATTGGCAATACAGAGTTTATAAGTCTAACTTTGTGCCTCAATTGAGTTTAAGCGGAACTTTACCTAACTTCAACAGGTCAGTGAGCCCAACTCCTCAGCCAGACGGATCTACAGAATATATTTCTGTTTTTAATAGCAATTCAAATGTCTCATTAAATCTTGAACAACAAATTGGGTTAACGGGCGGAAGAGTATTCATGAGTAGTACAGTCAATCGATTCGATAATTTCGAACAAAACAATTTCACCTATGGGGGAGATCCATTATCAATAGGTTTCAGTCAGCCCCTTTTTAGCTTCAACGAGTTAAAGTGGGATAAAAAAATTGAACCATTAAGATATGAAGAATCAAAAAGAGAATTCGTTGAAGAGTTTGAACAAATATCCAAAAATGTTGCGACTCGTTTTTTTAATTTATTAAGCGCGCAAGTAAGTCTTGAGATAGCTCAAAAGAACTTAGGGAATAATGATACCATTTATAAAATAGCTCAAGGAAGATATGAATTAGGTAAAATACCTGAAAACGAACTCTTGCAATTGGAATTAAGCTTGATGAATTCCAGACAAGCTGTAGCTCAAGCCAATCTGGATTTAGAGACCAGTCAGTTAGCTTTAAAAGCTTTTTTAGGATTAAAAAACAATGAAGAATTAAATTTGGTGGTCCCTGAAGATATTCCAAATTTTATAATTGATCCAGATTTAGCATTACAAGAGGCTCTAAACAATAGACAAGAGGCCATTGGATTTAAAAGGAGACTTTTAGAAGCTGATAAGGAGGTGGATCGTGCACAAGGAGAAACAGGTTTAAATATGAATCTGTTTGGTAGTTTTGGATTAACGAATCAAGGAGATCAATTACCGGCTATTTACCAAACACCCGAAAATCAGCAAAGAGTACAATTAGGGTTTACTATACCAATTGTAGATTGGGGCAGACAAAAATCTAGAGTAAAAACAGCTGCAGCCAATTACCAATTAGTGCAATATACTGTAGAGCAGGAAAAGGTGAATTTTGAGCAAGAAGTATATACTCAAGTCCGCACCCTAGAAATGTTAAGAGACCAAGTAGCGATTACGCAAAAAGCTGATGACATCTCTCAAAGAAGATATAATATCGCTAAAAACCGATATTTAATTGGTAAAATAAGCATTACAGATTTATCCATAGCGCTTACGGAAAAAGACCAAGCCAAAAGAGATTATATCAATTCCTTAGGAAATTTTTGGCAAGCCTATTTTAATTTAAGGCAATTAACCCTATATGATTTCAAAGAAAACAGACGTTTAATCGAATAA